One Mercurialis annua linkage group LG3, ddMerAnnu1.2, whole genome shotgun sequence DNA window includes the following coding sequences:
- the LOC126673162 gene encoding UPF0235 protein At5g63440 translates to MPKRTTHTYSSEDAAPDGPDSDLFVYYCKHCSSHVLITDTQLQKMPKRKTDKAYVLDKSKHLARLNVGEAGKVLLKRGEGKLEKQFRMNCIGCGLFVCYRAEEDLEFASFLYIIDGALSTIAAETNPQDAPVPPCISQLEGGLVQVAIEVEDRAQRSAITRVNADDVRVTVAAPAARGEANNELLEFMGKVLGLRLSQMTLQRGWNNKSKLLVVEDLSARQVYEKLLEAVQP, encoded by the exons ATGCCGAAAAGAACGACGCACACGTACTCGAGCGAGGACGCAGCTCCAGATGGACCAGACTCCGATCTCTTCGTCTATTATTGCAAACATTGCAGCTCTCATGTCCTCATTACAG ATACGCAATTGCAGAAAATGCCGAAAAGGAAGACGGACAAAGCCTATGTGCTCGACAAGAGTAAGCATCTTGCTAGGTTGAACGTCGGTGAGGCTGGAAAGGTTCTTTTGAAACGGGGTGAAGGCAAACTCGAGAAGCAATTTCGTATGAACTGTATCGGATGTGGGCTTTTTGTTTGCTATCGTGCCGAAGAAGATCTTGAGTTTGCTTCTTTTTTGTATATTATTGATGGCGCACTCAGCACTATTGCTGCTGAAACTAATCCTCAG GATGCTCCTGTTCCGCCATGTATATCACAGTTAGAAGGAGGACTTGTTCAGGTAGCTATTGAAGTGGAAGACCGTGCACAACGCTCAGCGATAACAA GAGTAAATGCTGATGATGTTCGTGTTACTGTGGCTGCACCTGCTGCTCGTGGGGAAGCTAACAATGAGCTTTTGGAATTCATGGGAAAA GTGTTGGGCTTGAGATTGAGCCAAATGACTCTTCAAAGGGGATGGAACAATAAATCAAAGCTCCTCGTT
- the LOC126673158 gene encoding SWI/SNF complex component SNF12 homolog, translated as MNNNNPAKTFGVGIPSAFANSGALPQSIPLNNQPPHLPSQSQPQTLGVPAYPGHFQLSEPQSKVLGHSQYVQAAQAQFQSLVQQNNQSAVQHQHPSVSNAAGVSSPTVSLSGSGSAKRANPKPPSRPSGGSSNTNTASPFKTMELAPAAHRKKQKLFEKQIPDSVAAILPESSLYTQMLEFEARIDSALARKKIDIQDSLKNPSRIRKTLRMYIFNTFENQVQGEKNNAGPPSWSLKIIGRILEDGKDPVLAGMPQKSYSKFSSYFKRITIYLDQSLYPDNHVILWESARSPALNEGLEVKRKGDKEFNAIIRLEMNYTPEKFKLSPYLSEILGIEAETRSKVLVAFWHYIKSKKLQIPNDPSFFMCDPPLKKLFGEERVKFAMVSQKISQHLIPPQSIHLEHRIKLSGTCPAGTTCYDIVVDVPSPLQKDLAAFLATTEKHKEIDACDKLISDSIKKICEHRRRRAFFRSFSQSPAEFINTLIASQSKDLKLVSGDASRNAEKERQSGSYNQPWVEDAVIRYLNRKSAGNDTPGST; from the exons ATGAATAACAATAATCCTGCAAAAACCTTTGGGGTAGGGATACCGTCTGCATTCGCCAATTCTGGCGCGCTACCGCAGTCTATACCCTTGAATAATCAACCGCCCCACCTTCCTTCCCAGTCGCAACCTCAAACGCTAGGTGTACCTGCATATCCGGGTCACTTTCAGCTGTCTGAACCCCAATCTAAAGTATTGGGTCATTCACAATATGTACAGGCCGCTCAGGCTCAATTTCAGTCTCTGGTGCAACAGAATAACCAGTCCGCTGTGCAGCACCAACACCCTAGTGTTAGTAATGCTGCTGGCGTATCATCCCCGACTGTGTCTTTATCTGGCTCTGGAAGTGCCAAAAGGGCTAACCCGAAACCTCCTTCGAGGCCTTCAGGTGGCTCATCCAACACCAATACAGCTTCACCGTTTAAAACCATGGAGTTAGCCCCAGCTGCACATAGAAAAAAACAAAAGCTTTTTGAGAAGCAGATTCCTGATAGTGTAGCTGCAATTCTGCCAGAGTCCTCACTTTATACTCAAATGCTTGAATTCGAAGCTAGAATAGATTCAGCTTTGGCGAGAAAGAAAATAGATATTCAAGATTCGCTTAAAAATCCTTCCCGCATTCGGAAAACACTTCGTATGTATATTTTCAACACTTTTGAAAATCAAGTGCAAGGAGAGAAGAATAATGCAGGGCCTCCTTCTTGGTCGCTGAAGATAATCGGGAGGATATTGGAAGATGGGAAAGATCCAGTACTGGCTGGAATGCCACAAAAGtcatattcaaaattttcatcttACTTTAAAAGAATTACAATATACTTGGACCAGAGCCTCTATCCAGACAATCACGTGATTCTGTGGGAGAGTGCTCGATCACCTGCACTTAATGAGGGCCTTGAAGTGAAGAGAAAAGGAGACAAGGAATTCAACGCAATAATTAGACTAGAGATGAATTATACTCCAGAGAAATTCAAGCTTTCACCTTATTTATCAGAGATTCTCGGAATTGAGGCAGAAACACGTTCTAAAGTTTTAGTGGCATTTTGGCATTATATCAAGTCTAAAAAGTTGCAGATCCCAAATGATCCATCCTTCTTCATGTGTGATCCTCCGTTAAAGAAGTTATTTGGAGAAGAGAGGGTGAAATTTGCAATGGTCTCTCAGAAAATAAGTCAGCATTTAATTCCTCCACAGTCTATTCATTTGGAACATAGGATAAAACTATCAGGGACTTGCCCGGCTGGAACTACTTGTTATGACATTGTAGTTGATGTTCCTTCTCCATTGCAAAAGGACCTTGCTGCATTTTTAGCAACCACTGAGAAGCACAAAGAAATTGATGCGTGTGATAAATTAATAAGTGATTCTATAAAGAAGATATGTGAACATCGAAGGAGGCGGGCCTTCTTTCGCAGCTTTAGTCAGTCTCCAGCAGAATTTATTAATACGTTAATTGCTTCTCAAAGCAAGGATCTAAAGCTTGTTTCTGGAGATGCGAGTCGTAATGCAGAAAAGGAACGCCAGTCAGGCTCTTATAATCAGCCATG GGTTGAAGATGCTGTTATTCGCTACCTGAATCGCAAGTCGGCTGGAAATGATACTCCTGGAAGCACTTGA
- the LOC126673166 gene encoding uncharacterized protein LOC126673166, whose protein sequence is MEEPSSPQLSDSNSMANAGASKFLANLPSRGFLSSTVLSSNPGGMRVYVCEHETMPSDSQQIKTNQTNILIRSLQLKKQKVDSCSKDVKALTAAEGSRKRASERVQDGRASAKRSNTQTGSRQDGSDSRLADRDLYSLTVERLRAMLKERGLSPKGKKEELVTRMRNATG, encoded by the exons ATGGAGGAGCCTTCATCTCCTCAACTATCCGATTCTAATTCAATGGCCAACGCCGGCGCTTCTAAATTCCTCGCCAATCTTCCTTCTCGCGGCTTCTTGTCCTCCACCGTTCTATCTTCTAATCCG GGTGGGATGCGAGTTTATGTTTGTGAACACGAAACAATGCCCTCAG ACAGCCAACAGATAAAGACCAACCaaacaaatatattaattagatCTCTGCAGCTTAAGAAACAAAAGGTTGATTCTTGTTCAAAGGATGTTAAGGCGTTAACTGCAGCTGAGGGTTCTAGAAAGCG tGCTTCAGAAAGGGTACAGGATGGGAGGGCTTCTGCCAAGAGAAGCAATACTCAAACGGGTTCTCGACAAG ATGGATCTGATAGCCGCTTAGCAGATAGGGATTTGTACAGTTTGACAGTCGAAAGGCTCCGTGCCATGTTAAAAGAGAGAGGCCTTTCCCCCAAAGGAAAAAAG GAGGAGCTGGTAACAAGGATGAGAAATGCAACTGGATAA
- the LOC126673159 gene encoding cytochrome P450 94B3, whose protein sequence is MFIFLIIFISLGFFIFSFFFSLFQEFKKTHDHGPPSYPFIGCLISFYKNRYRLLDWYTDLLSVSPSQTIEVQRLGGRRTIVTANPANVEHMLKNNFSNFPKGKPFTEILGDLLGCGIFNVDGELWSTQRKLASHEFSTKSLREFVIKILQEEVENRLIPLMEDAADNDHVLDLQDVLRRFSLDIICRVSLGTELNCLDYSRPIPPLVKAFDTASEISAMRGAAPVYAVWKTKRMFNMGIEKKLKESVKIVHDSVLEIVKNKKAKVLENDQECDLLSRLLSAGHDDEIIRDMVISFIMAGRDTTSSAMTWLFWLLSENQNAEEMIVNEVETLLNDNGENKAIDFELLKEMNVLKASLCESMRLYPPVVWDSKHAAADDILPDGTFVRRGDRVTYFPYGMGRMEKLWGKDRFEFRPDRWFDELTGSGILKAVSPFKFPVFQAGPRVCLGKEMAFIQMKYVVATILRRFEIKPVSEDQPVFVPLLTAHMAGGLKVKVKRRNQN, encoded by the coding sequence ATGTTCATCTTTCTCATAATCTTTATTTCTTTAgggtttttcattttttctttctttttttctctctttcaaGAATTCAAGAAAACTCATGATCATGGTCCTCCTTCTTATCCGTTTATCGGATGTTTAATATCTTTCTACAAGAATCGTTACCGTCTTCTGGACTGGTATACTGATCTTTTATCGGTTTCACCCAGTCAAACCATTGAAGTTCAGCGACTCGGCGGCCGCCGTACTATTGTCACTGCTAATCCAGCCAATGTTGAGCATATGCTCAAGAATAATTTCAGTAACTTCCCTAAAGGAAAACCCTTCACTGAAATTCTTGGAGACCTTCTCGGCTGTGGTATTTTTAACGTTGATGGTGAGTTATGGTCAACTCAGCGAAAACTCGCTAGCCATGAGTTTAGCACCAAATCATTAAGAGAGTTCGTGATCAAAATTCTGCAAGAAGAAGTTGAGAATCGTTTAATACCATTAATGGAAGATGCAGCCGATAATGATCATGTTCTTGATTTACAAGACGTGTTGAGAAGATTTTCTTTAGATATTATTTGCCGAGTTTCTTTAGGCACTGAGTTGAATTGCTTAGATTATTCACGTCCGATTCCGCCGCTTGTTAAAGCATTCGACACCGCATCGGAAATCAGCGCCATGAGAGGAGCAGCGCCTGTTTATGCCGTGTGGAAGACGAAACGAATGTTCAACATGGGAATTGAAAAGAAACTCAAAGAATCGGTGAAGATCGTTCATGACTCGGTTCTTGAAATCGTCAAGAATAAGAAAGCGAAGGTTCTTGAAAATGATCAAGAATGCGATCTGTTATCAAGATTGTTATCAGCTGGACACGATGATGAAATTATTAGAGATATGGTGATTAGTTTTATTATGGCGGGAAGAGACACCACGTCATCAGCAATGACGTGGCTCTTCTGGTTGCTGTCAGAGAATCAAAACGCAGAGGAAATGATTGTGAATGAAGTGGAAACGTTACTAAACGACAACGGTGAAAACAAGGCAATTGATTTCGAGCTACTTAAAGAGATGAACGTTTTGAAAGCGAGTTTATGTGAGTCAATGCGGTTATATCCTCCGGTAGTATGGGACTCAAAACATGCCGCCGCCGACGACATCTTGCCGGACGGGACTTTTGTTCGGAGAGGAGATAGAGTCACTTATTTCCCTTACGGAATGGGGAGAATGGAGAAATTATGGGGAAAAGACCGGTTTGAGTTTAGACCGGACCGGTGGTTTGATGAACTGACCGGCAGTGGGATATTGAAGGCGGTCAGTCCGTTCAAGTTTCCAGTGTTCCAAGCTGGTCCAAGGGTGTGTCTTGGAAAGGAAATGGCGTTCATACAGATGAAGTACGTGGTGGCTACCATTTTGAGGCGGTTCGAGATCAAACCGGTTAGTGAGGACCAGCCGGTTTTTGTGCCTCTATTGACGGCTCATATGGCTGGTGGCTTGAAGGTCAAGGTCAAGAGAAGAAATCAGAATTGA
- the LOC126673164 gene encoding elongation factor 1-delta 1-like has translation MAVAFNDLGSASGLKKLDDYLLTRSYITGYQASKDDVTVYAALSTAPSSEYVNASRWFHHIDALLRLSGVTAEGSGVTIEGFAPVAEEAVATPPASDSKAADDDDDDDDVDLFGEETEEEKKASEARAAAVKASGKKKESGKSSVLLDIKPWDDETDMKKLEEAIRSVEMEGLLWGASKLVPVGYGIKKLQIMMTIVDDLVSVDTLIEERLTVEPINEYVQSCDIFAFNKI, from the exons atggCTGTGGCATTCAACGATCTTGGATCAGCTTCTGGTCTCAAGAAACTCGATGATTATCTCCTTACTCGCAGTTACATTACTGG GTACCAAGCTTCAAAAGATGATGTTACAGTTTATGCAGCTCTTTCAACTGCTCCATCATCTGAATATGTGAATGCATCCCGGTGGTTCCACCACATTGATGCACTCCTAAGGCTTTC TGGTGTAACTGCTGAAGGATCAGGAGTCACCATTGAGGGATTTGCTCCCGTCGCTGAAGAGGCAGTTGCCACACCTCCTGCTTCTGATTCCAAG GCTGCTGACGATGATGACGACGATGATGATGTGGATCTGTTTGGTGAAGAGACTGAGGAGGAAAAGAAGGCTTCAGAGGCACGTGCAGCTGCTGTTAAGGCATCTGGCAAGAAGAAAGAGT CTGGAAAGTCATCTGTATTGTTGGACATCAAACCATGGGATGATGAGACTGACATGAAAAAGCTTGAAGAAGCAATTAGAAGTGTTGAAATGGAGGGACTTCTTTGGGGAGCAT CTAAGCTTGTACCAGTTGGATACGGTATTAAGAAATTGCAGATTATGATGACCATTGTGGATGATTTGGTGTCTGTGGACACTCTCATTGAGGAACGTCTCACAGTTGAGCCAATTAATGAATATGTTCAGAGCTGTGACATTTTTGCTTTCAACAAGATAT AA
- the LOC126673160 gene encoding SNF1-related protein kinase regulatory subunit gamma-1: MASIQMIRDDHDYTPRSPEAKLGMKVEDLWDVQEPQLSPTEKLNACFESIPVSAFPSAPSSQVVEIRSDTSLADAVKILADNKILSAPVVDVDATEDASWMDRYLGVVEFAGIAVWILHQSEPPSPRSRSTGTALAVAANGLSNAAGLGTLGPEDASATCGNFFEALTSSVFYKNTKVGDISGSFRWAPFLALQNSNSFLTMLLLLSKYKMKSVPVLDLGGGKINNIITQSAVIHMLAECAGLQWFESWGTKKLSEIGLPSMSSNLIVKVYEDEPVLQAFKLMRKKGIGALPVVKSDGKKAIGNISLRDVQFLLTAPEIYHDYRSITAKNFLTAVRNYLNEHYDSSPMVNGMVTCTKDNTMKELILRLDSTKIHRIYVVDDDGNLDGVITLRDIISRLVHEPRGYFGDFFDGVLPLPQSTRV; encoded by the exons ATGGCGAGTATACAGATGATCAGAGACGATCATGATTATACTCCGAGGAGTCCTGAGGCTAAGCTGGGGATGAAAGTAGAGGATCTATGGGATGTTCAAGAACCTCAGCTTAGTCCTACTGAGAAACTTAACGCTTGTTTTGAAAGTATTCCGGTCTCTGCTTTTCCTTCTGCTCCGTCGTCTCAAG TGGTGGAGATAAGATCAGATACGAGCTTAGCAGATGCAGTGAAGATATTAGCAGATAATAAAATACTCAGCGCGCCGGTGGTTGATGTCGATGCGACGGAGGATGCTAGTTGGATGGATAGATATCTTGGTGTTGTTGAGTTTGCAGGAATTGCTGTTTGGATTTTGCATCAG TCAGAACCTCCATCTCCTAGGAGTAGAAGCACTGGAACAGCGCTTGCTGTGGCAGCTAATGGATTAAGTAATGCTGCAGGGCTGGGGACATTAGGTCCTGAAGATGCTTCCGCAACTTGTGGAAACTTTTTTGAAGCTTTGACTTCTTCTGTCTTTTATAAGAACACTAAG GTTGGAGATATCTCGGGGTCATTCCGTTGGGCGCCATTTCTTGCTTTACAGAATTCAAACTCTTTCTTGACAATGCTTCTTTTGCTTTCGAAATACAAAATGAAAAGTGTCCCTGTGCTTGATCTTGGTGGAGGGAAGATTAATAACATCATTACACAGTCTGCTGTAATTCACATGCTAGCAGAATGTGCTGGACTCCAATGGTTTGAGAGCTGGGGAACCAAGAAACTTTCAGAAATTGGACTTCCCTCTATGTCCTCCAATCTTATCGTCAAG GTATACGAGGACGAGCCTGTGCTCCAGGCATTTAAACTAATGAGAAAAAAGGGAATTGGAGCGTTACCTGTTGTCAAAAGTGATGGTAAAAAGGCAATAGGGAATATAAGTCTGAGAGATGTGCAGTTTCTCTTAACTGCACCAGAGATATATCACGATTATAG GTCTATAACAGCAAAGAACTTTCTGACAGCAGTTAGAAACTACTTGAATGAGCATTATGATAGCTCACCGATGGTGAATGGCATGGTTACATGCACTAAAGATAACACTATGAAGGAACTGATTCTGAGACTTGATTCCACAAAAATTCATCGAATATACGTTGTGGATGATGACGGGAATCTGGACGGGGTAATTACACTAAGAGATATTATTTCAAGACTTGTACACGAGCCCCGTGGCTACTTTGGCGATTTCTTCGACGGAGTATTGCCTCTTCCCCAGAGCACTAGAGTTTAA
- the LOC126673165 gene encoding 60S ribosomal protein L17-2-like isoform X1, producing the protein MFQVKYSREPDNPTKSCKAQGCDLRVHFKNTRETAFSIRKLHLAKAKRYLEDVLAHKQAIPFRRFCRGVGRTAQAKSRHSNGQGRWPVKSANFILDLLKNAESNAEVKGLDVDSLYISHIQVNQAQKQRRRTYRAHGRINPYTSSPCHIELILSEKEEAVKKEPETQLAQRKTKGQALHSGASS; encoded by the exons atgtttcaGGTGAAGTATTCGAGAGAACCTGATAACCCCACCAAAT CTTGCAAAGCACAGGGATGTGATTTACGAGTTCATTTTAAG AATACAAGAGAGACTGCGTTTTCAATTCGGAAGTTACATCTGGCGAAGGCTAAAAGGTATCTGGAAGATGTTTTAGCACACAAACAAGCTATCCCATTCCGACGCTTCTGTCGTGGTGTTGGGCGAACTGCCCAGGCTAAGAGCCGCCATTCCAATGGACAAGGGCGCTGGCCTGTTAAATCTGCAAATTTTATCCTAGATTTGCTCAAGAATGCCGAAAGTAATGCTGAG GTTAAAGGTTTGGATGTTGATTCACTTTACATCTCTCACATCCAAGTCAATCAAGCTCAAAAACAACGTCGCCGTACTTATCGGGCCCATGGAAGGATTAACC CTTACACATCCTCACCATGCCACATCGAGTTGATTTTGTCAGAAAAAGAAGAAGCTGTTAAGAAAGAG CCCGAAACTCAGCTGGCGCAAAGGAAAACAAAGGGTCAAGCTTTACACAGTGGAGCATCCTCCTGA
- the LOC126673165 gene encoding 60S ribosomal protein L17-2-like isoform X2, whose product MVKYSREPDNPTKSCKAQGCDLRVHFKNTRETAFSIRKLHLAKAKRYLEDVLAHKQAIPFRRFCRGVGRTAQAKSRHSNGQGRWPVKSANFILDLLKNAESNAEVKGLDVDSLYISHIQVNQAQKQRRRTYRAHGRINPYTSSPCHIELILSEKEEAVKKEPETQLAQRKTKGQALHSGASS is encoded by the exons ATG GTGAAGTATTCGAGAGAACCTGATAACCCCACCAAAT CTTGCAAAGCACAGGGATGTGATTTACGAGTTCATTTTAAG AATACAAGAGAGACTGCGTTTTCAATTCGGAAGTTACATCTGGCGAAGGCTAAAAGGTATCTGGAAGATGTTTTAGCACACAAACAAGCTATCCCATTCCGACGCTTCTGTCGTGGTGTTGGGCGAACTGCCCAGGCTAAGAGCCGCCATTCCAATGGACAAGGGCGCTGGCCTGTTAAATCTGCAAATTTTATCCTAGATTTGCTCAAGAATGCCGAAAGTAATGCTGAG GTTAAAGGTTTGGATGTTGATTCACTTTACATCTCTCACATCCAAGTCAATCAAGCTCAAAAACAACGTCGCCGTACTTATCGGGCCCATGGAAGGATTAACC CTTACACATCCTCACCATGCCACATCGAGTTGATTTTGTCAGAAAAAGAAGAAGCTGTTAAGAAAGAG CCCGAAACTCAGCTGGCGCAAAGGAAAACAAAGGGTCAAGCTTTACACAGTGGAGCATCCTCCTGA
- the LOC126673613 gene encoding exocyst complex component EXO70B1, whose protein sequence is MATTTTTSLGGAGADDRVMATAQQIVKSLNTSKNVREDMLLILSSFDNRLSNITDLISDESSFPQSRLDAAEQVILNRYDSSLPWDDAPDQAEEYMTAVDEILDLLDDLSIRSDNDVIDRAESAVQVAMSKLEDEFRHILIRSTIPLDAERLYGSIRRRVSLSFVSNVDGIDDEQLSNLEDVIVDSSESQRCYHERGPSLSGVDLSVDLISGEAVESLKGIAERMIRSRYEKECVQVYCNVRRDALDECLAILGVEKLSIEEVQKIDWRSLDEKMKKWIQAIKICVRVLLTGEKGLCDQIFSGSDSAKEICFNETAKGCIMQLLNFGAAVSIARRSSEKLFRILDMYDALADVLLDLEEMVSDQFVISEARDVLAGLGEAAKGTFVEFENAVKGETSKKPMLNGEIHPLTRYVMNYVKLLVDYSGTLNSLLEDDENDSNDLQNDDVENTTPIARRLLALLSTLESNLEEKSRLYEDGALQYIFLMNNILYLEQKVKDSELINLVGDQWVRKRRGQVRQYATAYLRAAWSKALSCLKDEGIGGSSSNNASKVALKDRFKNFNACFEDIYRIQTGWKVPYPQLREELRISISEKVLPAYRAFLGRFGSQLESGRHSGKYIKYTADDLENFLLDLFEGTPLVLHHLRRKNS, encoded by the coding sequence ATGGCCACCACGACAACCACCAGTCTCGGTGGTGCCGGCGCCGACGATCGAGTCATGGCGACAGCTCAGCAGATCGTGAAAAGTCTCAACACGTCGAAGAATGTTCGAGAAGATATGCTTCTGATCTTATCAAGCTTTGATAACCGTTTATCGAACATAACTGATTTAATCAGTGACGAATCTAGTTTTCCACAGTCGCGACTTGATGCTGCTGAACAGGTAATTTTGAACCGTTATGATTCTTCACTGCCGTGGGATGATGCGCCTGATCAAGCGGAGGAGTACATGACAGCCGTCGATGAGATTCTTGATCTTTTAGATGATTTATCTATACGGTCTGACAATGATGTTATTGACCGAGCGGAGAGTGCTGTTCAGGTTGCTATGTCTAAGTTAGAGGATGAGTTTCGTCATATTTTGATTCGGAGTACTATTCCGCTCGACGCTGAGCGACTGTACGGATCTATTCGGAGGAGAGTTTCGCTCTCTTTCGTGTCGAATGTAGACGGTATTGATGATGAGCAGCTCTCGAATTTAGAGGATGTTATTGTTGATAGTAGTGAAAGTCAAAGGTGTTATCACGAGCGTGGACCGAGTTTGAGTGGTGTTGATTTGTCTGTCGATTTGATTAGTGGTGAAGCTGTTGAGAGTTTGAAAGGGATTGCGGAACGGATGATTAGGTCTAGATATGAGAAGGAGTGTGTTCAGGTTTATTGTAATGTTCGACGGGATGCTTTGGATGAGTGTTTGGCTATTTTGGGTGTTGAGAAGTTGAGCATTGAAGAGGTTCAGAAGATTGATTGGAGAAGTTTAGATGAGAAAATGAAGAAATGGATTCAGGCTATTAAGATTTGTGTTAGGGTTCTTTTGACTGGTGAGAAAGGGCTTTGTGACCAGATTTTTAGTGGGTCTGATTCTGCTAAAGAGATTTGCTTTAATGAGACGGCTAAAGGGTGTATTATGCAGTTGTTGAATTTCGGGGCGGCTGTGTCTATTGCGCGGAGATCCTCCGAGAAGTTGTTTAGAATTTTGGATATGTATGATGCACTGGCTGATGTTTTGCTCGACTTGGAAGAAATGGTTTCGGATCAGTTTGTGATTAGTGAAGCAAGGGACGTATTGGCTGGATTGGGAGAGGCTGCTAAAGGAACTTTTGTTGAGTTTGAGAATGCCGTGAAGGGCGAGACTTCTAAGAAGCCTATGCTTAACGGAGAGATCCATCCGCTCACTCGGTATGTGATGAATTATGTTAAATTGCTTGTGGATTATAGTGGTACACTTAATTCTCTTTTGGAAGATGATGAGAATGATTCCAATGATTTACAAAATGATGATGTGGAGAATACCACTCCCATAGCAAGGAGATTGCTGGCCTTATTATCAACTTTGGAGTCTAATCTTGAGGAGAAATCTAGACTCTATGAGGATGGTGCTTTGCAGTATATATTTCTGATGAATAATATCCTCTACTTAGAGCAGAAAGTTAAGGATTCGGAACTTATAAATCTTGTTGGGGATCAGTGGGTTCGCAAACGCCGGGGTCAAGTACGCCAGTATGCTACGGCTTATCTAAGAGCTGCTTGGAGTAAGGCTTTATCTTGTTTGAAGGATGAAGGCATTGGCGGGAGCTCCAGTAATAACGCATCTAAAGTGGCTTTGAAAGACAGGTTCAAGAATTTCAATGCGTGCTTTGAGGATATCTATAGGATTCAGACAGGTTGGAAAGTTCCATATCCTCAGCTTCGCGAGGAGCTTCGAATTTCTATATCGGAAAAAGTTCTACCGGCTTACCGTGCATTTTTGGGGAGGTTTGGGAGTCAGCTAGAGAGTGGGAGGCATTCCGGGAAATATATAAAGTACACGGCTGATGATTTGGAGAACTTTTTACTGGATTTGTTTGAAGGGACACCTCTTGTTCTTCACCACCTGAGAAGAAAAAATTCATAG